One genomic window of Tatumella citrea includes the following:
- a CDS encoding alpha-E domain-containing protein, which yields MLSRTASGLYWMARYLERAEQLARVLDVTNRLSMLAVHQNQGDELLLPVNLTGTKQLFEMLNGRYTMPQLFNFYALDDRNPGSIFSCWQSAWNNAHAVRGSLSSEVWESINSTWIELRNMRRRGVTSANADSFFDWVKERSHLFRGALLGTLLRGDALYFIQLGTQLERCDGTARLLTINQELPGVQEDSVREYYFLDTLLRAVSAKEGYHTIFHQQVMQDNVNQLLILRNESPRSLHSCIEAISRQLELIGKHGEDRPRLLTSQMLAELRFNSWESLITDGVYVWLESFSSRINQLAQSIQETYLEAQ from the coding sequence ATGTTAAGTCGCACAGCGAGTGGATTATATTGGATGGCGCGTTATCTGGAACGTGCTGAGCAGCTCGCCAGGGTTCTGGATGTGACTAACCGGTTATCGATGCTGGCGGTTCATCAGAATCAGGGCGACGAACTATTACTGCCAGTGAATCTGACCGGCACAAAGCAGCTGTTTGAAATGCTGAACGGTCGTTACACCATGCCGCAGCTGTTTAATTTTTATGCTCTTGATGATCGTAACCCGGGCAGTATTTTTAGCTGTTGGCAATCGGCGTGGAACAACGCTCATGCGGTTCGGGGCAGTCTCTCTTCAGAAGTCTGGGAAAGTATCAACAGTACCTGGATTGAGCTGCGTAATATGCGGCGCCGTGGAGTGACCAGTGCCAATGCCGACAGTTTTTTTGACTGGGTCAAGGAACGTTCCCACCTGTTCCGTGGTGCGCTGCTCGGCACCCTGTTACGGGGGGATGCACTATACTTTATTCAACTGGGGACACAACTGGAGCGCTGTGACGGAACTGCCCGGTTACTGACCATTAACCAGGAATTGCCCGGAGTGCAGGAAGATTCGGTACGTGAATACTATTTCCTCGACACTTTGCTACGTGCGGTGTCGGCAAAAGAAGGGTATCACACGATTTTCCATCAACAGGTCATGCAGGATAACGTCAATCAGTTACTGATTTTGCGCAACGAAAGTCCCCGTTCATTGCACTCCTGTATTGAGGCTATCTCCAGGCAGTTGGAGCTGATTGGCAAGCACGGCGAAGACCGGCCACGGTTACTCACCAGCCAGATGCTGGCGGAGTTACGGTTTAACAGCTGGGAAAGTTTAATCACCGACGGTGTTTATGTCTGGCTGGAGAGCTTTTCATCGCGGATTAATCAGCTGGCGCAAAGTATTCAGGAAACGTATCTGGAGGCACAATGA
- a CDS encoding transglutaminase family protein, whose amino-acid sequence MKLTIDHKTWYSYDDQVKLSTQYLRLTPQNTPNQQIVHWELMLPGDATRTVDAYGNVMHVLTLDSPHQILEIQARGEVTIHEQDDFSYTDECHLSPLVFLRFSPLTQPDREIRAFAQEYWQEAQPLASLEAMMTAVLEKMPYRPGSTTVADTASEVFARGTGVCQDHSHVFLACCRSLGIPARYVSGYLYTDNTEHVATHAWVEAWVNDRWESFDITNNTRDTRQHLKLAVGVDYLDACPVRGVRLGGGGESMRAVAAVQKVAPQQ is encoded by the coding sequence ATGAAACTGACAATCGATCATAAGACCTGGTATAGCTACGACGACCAGGTAAAACTCAGCACCCAGTATCTGCGTCTGACGCCACAGAACACACCCAATCAGCAAATTGTTCACTGGGAGCTGATGCTGCCTGGTGATGCCACCCGGACAGTGGATGCCTATGGCAATGTAATGCACGTACTGACCCTGGATTCGCCCCATCAGATCCTTGAGATCCAGGCGCGAGGGGAAGTGACTATCCACGAGCAGGACGATTTCAGCTATACCGATGAGTGCCATTTGTCACCGCTGGTTTTTTTACGCTTCTCGCCGTTAACCCAGCCGGATCGTGAAATTCGTGCTTTTGCTCAGGAATACTGGCAGGAGGCGCAGCCGCTGGCGTCACTCGAAGCGATGATGACGGCAGTACTGGAAAAAATGCCGTACCGGCCTGGCAGTACGACGGTTGCCGATACGGCCAGTGAAGTCTTTGCCCGGGGAACCGGTGTCTGCCAGGATCACAGCCATGTTTTTCTGGCCTGTTGTCGCAGTTTGGGGATTCCGGCACGTTATGTCAGTGGTTACCTGTATACTGATAATACCGAACATGTCGCTACTCACGCCTGGGTAGAAGCATGGGTAAATGACCGTTGGGAAAGTTTTGATATTACTAACAATACCCGCGATACCCGCCAGCATCTGAAACTGGCTGTCGGGGTCGATTATCTGGATGCCTGCCCGGTCCGCGGAGTACGGCTGGGCGGCGGGGGAGAAAGTATGCGGGCTGTAGCGGCCGTGCAGAAGGTCGCCCCGCAACAATAG
- a CDS encoding proteasome-type protease: protein MTYCVAMRLSSGMVFVSDSRTNAGVDHISTFRKLHVFQVDNERTLVLQSAGNLATTQSVLSLLRRAHQEGGEMSGILKSASLYDVALMIGETLREVIKRDGEEFSGTLLLGGQIRGEEPRLFQIYPQGNFIEAGADTPYFQIGESKYGKPIIDRVLRYETPLEQAMQCALISMDSTLASNISVGLPLDVMIYRTDSYSDAEQYHLTDQHPYFSQIRQLWSKGLLSVFTRLPPLEL, encoded by the coding sequence ATGACTTATTGCGTCGCAATGCGTTTATCTTCAGGCATGGTATTTGTGTCTGACTCGCGGACTAATGCCGGCGTTGACCATATCTCTACCTTCCGGAAACTGCATGTTTTTCAGGTAGACAATGAAAGGACGCTGGTCCTGCAGAGCGCCGGCAATCTGGCCACTACTCAGAGTGTGCTCAGTTTGTTACGGCGGGCTCATCAGGAGGGGGGAGAGATGTCAGGGATCCTGAAGTCAGCATCATTATATGATGTTGCACTGATGATCGGAGAAACACTGCGCGAAGTGATTAAACGCGACGGGGAAGAATTTAGCGGGACTCTGCTGCTCGGCGGGCAGATTCGCGGTGAAGAACCCCGGTTGTTCCAGATTTACCCGCAGGGGAATTTTATCGAAGCCGGTGCTGACACTCCTTACTTTCAGATTGGTGAGAGTAAATATGGCAAGCCGATTATCGACCGCGTGCTGCGCTATGAAACACCGCTGGAACAGGCGATGCAGTGTGCGCTGATTTCGATGGATTCCACACTGGCCAGTAATATTTCAGTAGGCTTGCCGCTGGATGTGATGATTTACCGTACTGATAGTTACAGTGATGCAGAACAGTATCATCTGACGGATCAGCATCCCTATTTCTCACAAATCCGGCAGCTATGGAGCAAAGGCTTGCTGAGTGTCTTTACCCGTCTGCCACCGCTCGAATTATAA
- a CDS encoding lysophospholipid acyltransferase family protein yields MFTVDHLLQDYWPEFNASEWQKRFLRRAMREQEFIRFAAEYPHLHGLEMVEQILEYLDVRCELTARELEQIPVSGPLVLVANHPLGALDGLALLHAVAQVRRDVKIVANRLLMSLTSLHPVLLPVDNMGQKTGREQLSGIRQQLANQGVVIIFPAGEVSRLSSKGIKDGRWHHSFVRLAAKSRAPVLPVFVAGKNSLPFYLTAKLCPSAALLMLVREMFRCRGTTVKMQVGARIPFSNWHDGHTPAKEVAARLRKHLYRIARGRPGLFQTENAIARPEDRGAVRKQLFSSELLGRLPDGKYIFLWQRGKESYVPVLREIGRLREIAFRAVGEGSGRRRDLDRYDDDYFHLMLWDDDALEIVGAYRLLPTASQLTGEEIRGIYSQSLFEYDPGMLPVLAQGIELGRSFVQPAYWGSRGLEYLWMGIGAFLARYPHIRYLFGPVSISGGLPLAARDLLVAFYRLYFPPAAELATSRRPYPASLPEVLAQFSGDDYQQDLRRLKRLLANMGCAIPPLYKQYSELCEPGGVQFIDFGSDPDFNNCVDGLVLVDLSLIKPLRYQRYVGVFTRQDGVDGAEQKTVAETAE; encoded by the coding sequence GTGTTTACCGTCGATCATCTGTTGCAGGACTATTGGCCTGAATTCAATGCCTCTGAATGGCAAAAACGTTTTTTACGCCGGGCGATGCGCGAACAGGAATTTATCCGGTTTGCCGCCGAATATCCTCATCTGCACGGCCTGGAAATGGTTGAACAGATTCTGGAATATCTGGATGTCCGCTGTGAACTCACCGCCCGCGAGCTGGAACAAATCCCGGTCAGTGGCCCGCTGGTACTGGTAGCTAACCATCCGCTAGGTGCGTTAGATGGTCTGGCATTATTGCATGCTGTCGCTCAGGTCAGACGCGATGTGAAAATCGTGGCTAACCGTTTACTGATGAGCCTGACCAGCCTGCATCCTGTTCTGCTGCCGGTGGATAATATGGGCCAGAAAACTGGTCGCGAACAGTTATCCGGTATCCGGCAACAACTGGCTAATCAGGGCGTGGTTATCATTTTTCCTGCCGGGGAGGTTTCCCGGTTAAGCAGCAAGGGAATTAAAGATGGCCGCTGGCATCACAGCTTTGTCCGCCTTGCCGCTAAAAGCCGCGCACCGGTACTGCCGGTATTTGTCGCCGGTAAAAACAGTCTGCCTTTTTATCTGACCGCCAAACTCTGCCCGTCAGCGGCTCTGCTTATGCTGGTCAGGGAGATGTTCCGTTGTCGTGGCACTACCGTAAAAATGCAGGTAGGGGCGCGTATTCCGTTTAGCAACTGGCACGATGGACATACTCCTGCCAAAGAAGTGGCCGCGCGGTTACGTAAGCATCTTTACCGGATTGCCCGTGGCCGTCCCGGACTATTTCAGACCGAAAATGCGATTGCCCGGCCTGAAGACAGAGGGGCGGTACGTAAACAGCTGTTCAGCAGTGAACTGTTGGGCAGGCTGCCAGACGGCAAATATATTTTTCTCTGGCAACGGGGCAAGGAAAGCTATGTACCGGTACTGCGGGAAATTGGTCGTTTACGGGAAATAGCCTTTCGTGCTGTCGGGGAAGGCAGTGGCCGGCGGCGTGATCTGGACCGCTATGATGATGACTACTTCCATCTGATGTTGTGGGATGATGATGCACTGGAGATTGTCGGTGCCTATCGTCTGTTACCTACTGCATCACAACTCACCGGGGAAGAAATCCGGGGGATCTACAGCCAGAGCCTGTTTGAATATGATCCGGGGATGCTGCCGGTACTGGCGCAGGGCATTGAACTGGGGCGCAGTTTCGTTCAGCCTGCTTACTGGGGGAGTCGCGGGTTAGAGTACCTGTGGATGGGCATTGGTGCGTTTCTGGCCCGTTATCCACATATTCGCTATCTGTTCGGTCCGGTATCAATCTCTGGCGGTCTTCCGTTGGCGGCACGCGATTTGCTGGTGGCTTTTTACCGGCTCTATTTTCCTCCGGCTGCGGAGCTTGCCACTTCACGCCGTCCTTACCCTGCGTCATTGCCCGAAGTGCTTGCTCAGTTCAGTGGCGATGATTATCAGCAGGATTTACGGCGACTGAAGCGTCTGCTGGCGAATATGGGATGTGCAATTCCGCCATTATATAAACAGTATTCAGAGCTTTGTGAGCCTGGCGGGGTGCAGTTTATTGATTTCGGTAGTGACCCGGATTTCAATAATTGTGTTGACGGTCTGGTGTTGGTGGATTTATCGCTGATTAAGCCGCTGAGATATCAGCGTTATGTCGGGGTATTTACCCGGCAGGATGGCGTGGATGGGGCAGAACAGAAGACAGTAGCGGAAACAGCAGAATAA
- the ftnA gene encoding non-heme ferritin — MLTPDMISRLNDQLNLEFYSANLYLQMSAWCADKGYEGAASFLKTHSREEMDHMQRLFDYLSDTGALPVLGSIDAPPVTFESLSDVFTRTYQHEQLITSKINELAHAAMTTQDYSTFNFLQWYVAEQHEEEKTFKNVLDKLGMLENSSNGAFLLDKDLGRMNSTTHS; from the coding sequence ATGCTTACCCCTGATATGATTTCTCGTCTGAATGATCAGTTGAATCTGGAATTCTATTCCGCCAATTTATATCTGCAAATGAGCGCCTGGTGTGCGGATAAAGGTTATGAGGGAGCTGCTTCATTCCTGAAAACTCACTCCCGTGAAGAAATGGACCATATGCAGCGTCTGTTTGATTACCTGAGTGATACCGGTGCATTACCTGTGCTGGGCAGCATTGATGCCCCACCGGTTACCTTTGAATCTCTGTCTGATGTGTTTACCCGTACTTATCAACACGAGCAGTTGATCACCAGCAAAATCAATGAACTGGCTCATGCTGCAATGACTACTCAGGACTACTCTACCTTCAACTTCCTGCAATGGTACGTTGCTGAGCAGCATGAAGAAGAGAAGACCTTTAAAAATGTTCTGGATAAACTGGGTATGCTGGAAAACAGCTCTAATGGAGCGTTCCTGCTGGATAAAGACCTGGGTCGCATGAACAGCACCACTCACAGCTAA
- the prfC gene encoding peptide chain release factor 3, whose product MATAPFLDEVARRRTFAIISHPDAGKTTITEKVLLFGQAIQTAGTVKGRGSSQHAKSDWMEMEKQRGISITTSVMQFPYRDKLVNLLDTPGHEDFSEDTYRTLTAVDCCLMVIDAAKGVEDRTRKLMEVTRLRDTPILTFMNKLDRDIRDPMEVMDEVENELKIACAPITWPIGCGKLFKGVYHLYKDEIYLYQSGKGHTIQEVRTVKGLNNPQLDEAIGDELATQLREELELVQGASHEFDQEAFLQGQLTPVFFGTALGNFGVDHMLDGLVSWAPAPMPRRTDTREVVAADDKFTGFVFKIQANMDPKHRDRVAFLRVVSGKYEKGMKMYQVRTGKDVVISDALTFMAGDRAHVEEAYPGDIIGLHNHGTIQIGDSFTQGEKMKFTGIPNFAPELFRRIRLRDPLKQKQLLKGLVQLSEEGAVQVFRPVSNNDLIVGAVGVLQFDVVVARLKSEYNVEAIYESVNVSTARWVECSDAKKFDEFQRKNEINLALDGGDNLTYIAPTMVNLNITQERYPDVEFRKTREH is encoded by the coding sequence ATGGCTACAGCACCCTTTTTAGACGAAGTGGCTCGTCGCCGCACATTTGCGATTATTTCGCATCCGGATGCGGGTAAAACCACAATTACAGAAAAAGTTTTATTATTCGGACAGGCCATTCAGACGGCCGGGACAGTGAAAGGCCGTGGGTCCAGTCAGCATGCTAAGTCAGACTGGATGGAGATGGAGAAACAGCGTGGGATCTCGATTACCACCTCTGTGATGCAGTTCCCGTACCGCGACAAACTGGTCAACCTGCTGGATACCCCGGGGCACGAAGACTTCTCGGAAGATACCTACCGTACCCTGACGGCGGTGGACTGCTGCCTGATGGTGATTGATGCGGCGAAAGGGGTCGAAGACCGGACCCGTAAACTGATGGAAGTCACCCGGTTACGTGATACGCCGATCCTGACTTTTATGAATAAACTCGACCGTGATATCCGTGATCCTATGGAAGTCATGGACGAAGTTGAAAATGAACTGAAAATCGCCTGTGCTCCGATTACCTGGCCTATCGGCTGCGGGAAACTGTTTAAAGGGGTATATCATCTGTATAAAGATGAAATCTATCTTTATCAGAGCGGGAAAGGACATACCATCCAGGAAGTTCGTACGGTGAAGGGGCTGAACAACCCACAGCTGGATGAAGCCATTGGTGACGAACTGGCTACTCAGTTGCGTGAAGAGCTGGAGCTGGTTCAGGGAGCATCGCATGAATTTGATCAGGAGGCGTTCCTGCAGGGCCAACTGACCCCGGTATTCTTTGGTACAGCGTTGGGTAACTTTGGTGTCGACCATATGCTGGATGGGCTGGTCAGCTGGGCTCCGGCCCCGATGCCACGTCGTACCGACACCCGTGAAGTTGTCGCGGCCGATGATAAATTTACCGGATTTGTGTTTAAAATTCAGGCCAATATGGACCCGAAACACCGCGACCGTGTGGCTTTCCTGCGCGTAGTATCTGGAAAGTATGAAAAAGGCATGAAGATGTACCAGGTGCGCACCGGTAAAGATGTGGTTATCTCTGATGCTCTGACCTTTATGGCCGGCGACCGTGCACATGTCGAAGAAGCATACCCTGGTGATATTATTGGTCTGCACAACCACGGGACCATTCAGATCGGTGATTCATTTACTCAGGGTGAGAAAATGAAATTTACCGGCATTCCTAACTTCGCACCGGAATTGTTCCGCCGCATTCGCCTGCGCGATCCGCTGAAACAAAAACAGTTGCTGAAAGGTCTGGTTCAGTTATCAGAAGAAGGGGCGGTACAGGTCTTCCGTCCGGTATCTAACAATGATTTGATCGTTGGTGCGGTTGGGGTACTTCAGTTTGATGTGGTCGTCGCCCGTCTGAAAAGTGAATATAACGTTGAAGCCATTTACGAATCTGTGAATGTTTCTACTGCACGTTGGGTAGAATGCAGCGATGCGAAAAAGTTCGACGAATTCCAGCGTAAGAACGAGATTAACCTGGCTCTGGATGGTGGTGATAACCTGACTTATATTGCCCCGACCATGGTTAACCTGAATATTACTCAGGAACGTTACCCTGATGTAGAGTTCCGTAAGACCCGCGAACACTAA
- a CDS encoding MFS transporter, giving the protein MAKRSNVRWIIFFLMLMLGAINYIDRASLSIALPYISDEFGLHDAQVIGFIQSGFFWAYALMQIPAGMLADRFKKRTIIALAAVFWGIAQAMVAVCTGVYSLFIARVALGVTESPIMPAGAKLMGTWLTPNERGRGSMLLDGGAPLGTAVGAIVITGLIAFFNDWRMAFVIAGAVTVAMGILVWWYIRNNPGEHPGVNKEELNYLTEANGPAEQKHQPPTFKEVKQCLAQRNVIALICGWCSYSTVFYGLMTWLPFYLQKDRDLNLKDMGMAMAFIFFLCFIGQMLGGYLMDKLRKRGYKDNTVFHSFLSVSAIAAGVGVYLAAQATSPIAVIMWLGVAIFGLRWCSVYWSIPSLLGAQKMAGSIVGIMNFSSNIWSAIVPIVIGYLVSFTGNYYSSMMLFVAAALVYLISSLMINFDRPITVGERHVQPAKQPLTQR; this is encoded by the coding sequence ATGGCTAAACGATCCAATGTCAGATGGATTATATTTTTCCTGATGCTAATGTTAGGCGCAATTAATTATATTGACCGCGCATCACTGTCGATTGCATTACCCTATATTTCAGATGAATTTGGGCTTCATGACGCTCAGGTGATTGGCTTTATTCAGAGTGGTTTCTTCTGGGCTTACGCGTTAATGCAAATCCCGGCCGGGATGCTGGCGGATCGCTTTAAGAAAAGAACCATTATCGCACTGGCTGCTGTTTTCTGGGGTATTGCCCAGGCGATGGTCGCAGTTTGTACCGGAGTTTATTCACTGTTCATTGCCCGTGTCGCGCTGGGAGTGACTGAGTCACCGATTATGCCCGCGGGTGCCAAACTGATGGGGACCTGGCTGACTCCGAATGAGCGTGGTCGTGGATCTATGCTGCTGGATGGTGGAGCACCGTTAGGTACAGCCGTTGGGGCTATTGTAATTACCGGACTGATTGCTTTCTTCAATGACTGGCGGATGGCTTTTGTAATTGCCGGTGCTGTGACTGTCGCGATGGGGATTCTGGTCTGGTGGTATATTCGTAATAATCCTGGCGAACATCCCGGAGTTAACAAAGAAGAGCTGAATTATCTGACTGAGGCTAATGGCCCGGCAGAACAAAAACATCAGCCTCCGACATTTAAAGAAGTTAAACAGTGTCTGGCTCAGCGCAATGTTATTGCTCTTATCTGTGGCTGGTGTTCCTACAGTACTGTTTTCTACGGGTTGATGACCTGGCTACCATTTTATCTGCAAAAAGACCGCGACCTGAACCTGAAGGATATGGGGATGGCAATGGCGTTTATCTTCTTCCTGTGTTTTATCGGGCAGATGCTGGGCGGATATCTGATGGATAAACTGCGTAAACGCGGTTACAAAGATAATACTGTGTTCCATTCTTTCCTGTCGGTCTCTGCTATTGCTGCCGGTGTCGGGGTCTATCTGGCCGCTCAGGCAACCTCTCCGATAGCCGTGATTATGTGGCTGGGTGTGGCTATCTTTGGTCTGCGCTGGTGTAGTGTTTACTGGTCTATCCCGTCGTTACTGGGTGCGCAGAAGATGGCTGGCTCAATTGTGGGGATCATGAATTTCTCCAGCAATATCTGGTCAGCGATTGTCCCGATTGTTATCGGTTATCTGGTGTCCTTCACCGGCAATTACTACTCTTCGATGATGCTGTTTGTCGCTGCGGCACTGGTCTACCTGATTTCATCGTTGATGATTAATTTTGACCGGCCTATCACCGTGGGTGAACGTCATGTGCAGCCGGCAAAACAACCGCTGACCCAGAGATAA
- a CDS encoding alpha-hydroxy acid oxidase — protein MKRRMYRGGDLQRVQNVDEMRGVARCRVPNFCFEFLDGASEDEVSLKRNRSVFNEIAFRPQALVDVSKRDIGKTILGERCEAPFVIGPTGFSGLLSNQGDLSLARAAAASGIPYVLSNVSTVSLEDICNKTDARVWMQIYLYRNRSFVEQLVKRLLNSRIDTIVLTVDNPVHGKREWDSRNYRGHLKLSYRNMLDVVMHPRWMADVLIPNGFPRFANLGDLLEPGKDDVKGAAHALASQLSAELSWDDVRWLRDLWPRKLLIKGLLNKYDVMKAAEAGADGVILSNHGGRQLDGALSSMEILPEVMEAVRGRIPVLLDGGFRRGSDIVKALALGAEGVLLGRATSYGLAAGGQPGAQRVIDILKEEISRVIALLGCPQFSVLDARYLDWELLRRKTAEWQPPRQ, from the coding sequence ATGAAACGGCGTATGTACAGAGGTGGGGATCTGCAACGGGTCCAGAATGTAGACGAGATGCGTGGTGTGGCTCGCTGCAGAGTTCCAAATTTTTGTTTTGAGTTCCTGGATGGTGCCTCAGAAGACGAAGTATCGCTGAAACGCAACCGCAGCGTATTCAACGAGATTGCTTTTCGGCCTCAGGCACTGGTCGATGTCTCTAAGCGGGATATTGGCAAAACTATCCTGGGAGAACGTTGTGAAGCGCCGTTTGTTATTGGCCCGACCGGATTCAGTGGTTTACTGTCCAACCAGGGGGATTTGTCACTGGCGCGTGCAGCTGCAGCGTCTGGTATTCCTTATGTATTAAGTAACGTATCAACCGTTTCGCTGGAAGACATCTGTAATAAAACCGATGCCCGGGTGTGGATGCAAATCTATCTTTACCGAAATCGCAGTTTTGTCGAGCAACTGGTAAAACGCTTACTTAATTCAAGAATTGATACCATTGTATTAACCGTTGATAACCCGGTACATGGTAAACGTGAATGGGACTCCCGCAATTATCGCGGGCACCTGAAACTCAGCTATCGCAATATGCTGGATGTGGTTATGCATCCGCGCTGGATGGCCGATGTTCTGATACCAAACGGTTTCCCGCGCTTTGCTAACCTGGGTGATTTACTGGAGCCGGGCAAAGATGATGTGAAAGGCGCAGCGCATGCTCTGGCCTCACAGTTGTCTGCTGAACTGTCGTGGGATGACGTTCGCTGGTTGCGTGATCTGTGGCCGCGTAAATTACTGATTAAAGGCCTGCTGAATAAATATGATGTCATGAAAGCTGCAGAAGCCGGGGCCGACGGAGTGATTCTGTCAAATCACGGTGGCCGTCAGTTGGATGGGGCATTATCTTCGATGGAAATACTGCCTGAAGTGATGGAAGCGGTCCGCGGCCGGATTCCTGTACTGCTGGATGGTGGTTTCCGTCGTGGCAGCGATATTGTTAAAGCCCTGGCATTAGGCGCAGAAGGAGTACTGTTAGGTCGTGCGACTTCTTATGGTCTGGCTGCCGGTGGCCAGCCTGGTGCTCAACGGGTTATCGATATTCTGAAAGAGGAGATCAGCCGCGTGATTGCTTTACTGGGTTGTCCGCAGTTCAGTGTTCTGGACGCACGCTACCTGGACTGGGAGTTACTGCGTCGTAAGACGGCAGAATGGCAGCCACCACGCCAGTAG
- a CDS encoding BON domain-containing protein: MKRISCLRRLLLVSLLISLNISAAELPAKGQGAEKHDDPSLDLSLKSVDKFMDDSAITAKVKTVLVDDQHINSTDLSVSTNRGVVSVKGFVASYRQISKVKQLVASVKGVRQVNADLHIKPQQQTNLKSYASDTATTSEIVARLVTEKSISSRHVSVTTSHGVVLLTGKVSSREQKVHAGEIAAKVSGVREVKNQLSVGE, translated from the coding sequence ATGAAAAGAATAAGCTGTTTACGCCGGTTGTTGCTGGTTTCGCTGCTGATTAGCCTGAATATCAGCGCCGCCGAACTCCCGGCAAAGGGGCAGGGAGCAGAAAAACACGACGATCCGTCTCTCGATTTATCGTTGAAAAGTGTTGATAAGTTTATGGATGACAGTGCCATCACGGCCAAAGTGAAAACAGTGCTGGTGGATGATCAGCATATAAATAGTACTGACCTTTCGGTGTCTACGAACCGTGGGGTTGTGTCAGTAAAAGGATTTGTCGCGTCATACAGGCAAATCAGCAAAGTAAAACAGTTGGTGGCTTCGGTGAAAGGGGTGCGACAGGTTAATGCTGATTTGCACATTAAACCGCAGCAACAAACTAATCTGAAGAGTTATGCCAGTGATACGGCAACAACCAGTGAAATTGTTGCCAGATTAGTCACGGAAAAAAGTATCTCTTCCCGCCATGTCTCGGTGACAACCAGTCATGGAGTTGTGTTACTGACCGGTAAGGTCAGCAGTCGTGAACAGAAAGTCCATGCGGGTGAGATTGCAGCGAAAGTATCGGGTGTCAGGGAAGTAAAAAATCAGTTATCTGTCGGCGAATAA
- a CDS encoding DUF1328 domain-containing protein encodes MFRWGIIFLVIALIAAALGFGGLAGTAAWAAKVVFIVGIILFLISLFTGRKRL; translated from the coding sequence ATGTTTCGTTGGGGAATTATCTTTCTGGTGATTGCGTTAATTGCCGCTGCGCTGGGTTTTGGCGGGCTGGCAGGAACCGCAGCATGGGCGGCTAAGGTTGTATTTATTGTTGGTATTATTTTGTTCCTTATCAGTCTGTTCACTGGCCGGAAAAGACTCTGA
- a CDS encoding TatD family hydrolase: MRFIDTHCHYDFPPFEHQETTELARARSAGVEKIIIPAVTQARFSAVMQLADTYSPLYAALGLHPVWSDDHCDDDIDKLQQWLHQRPEKLVAIGETGLDYFTPALAAQSAKQITFLKAQCALAKRYDLPLILHSRRTHDPLAGLLRQAQLPATGVIHGFAGSLPQAMAFVKLGYRIGVGGTITYPRAAKTRHTIASLPLSSLVLETDAPDMPLQGYQGQPNRPEQVAVVCQILAELRSEPAEQIAEVILENTVQLFPRLQTDNGQSPT; this comes from the coding sequence TTGCGATTTATTGATACTCACTGCCATTATGATTTTCCGCCGTTTGAACATCAGGAAACGACGGAGCTGGCCCGTGCCCGGAGTGCTGGCGTGGAAAAAATCATTATTCCTGCTGTCACTCAGGCACGTTTTTCTGCTGTGATGCAACTGGCCGACACCTATTCTCCTCTTTACGCTGCGCTCGGACTGCATCCGGTCTGGTCAGATGATCATTGTGATGATGATATCGACAAGTTGCAGCAATGGTTACATCAGCGGCCAGAAAAGCTGGTGGCTATCGGGGAAACCGGTCTGGACTATTTCACTCCGGCCCTGGCTGCTCAGTCCGCAAAACAGATCACCTTTCTCAAAGCGCAGTGTGCGTTGGCTAAACGCTATGATTTACCGCTTATCCTTCATTCGCGGCGAACTCATGACCCACTGGCCGGGTTACTCCGTCAGGCACAATTACCGGCGACCGGAGTCATTCACGGTTTTGCCGGTAGCCTGCCTCAGGCGATGGCATTTGTTAAACTCGGTTACCGGATTGGGGTCGGTGGAACTATCACATACCCACGAGCAGCAAAAACACGCCACACGATAGCCAGCCTGCCGTTGTCATCACTGGTGCTGGAAACGGATGCGCCCGACATGCCCTTACAGGGATATCAGGGACAACCTAACCGGCCAGAGCAGGTAGCCGTGGTTTGTCAGATACTGGCTGAATTACGTTCTGAGCCTGCGGAACAGATTGCGGAAGTTATTCTGGAAAATACTGTTCAGCTATTTCCTCGTTTGCAGACGGATAACGGACAATCCCCAACGTAG